The following proteins are encoded in a genomic region of Arachis stenosperma cultivar V10309 chromosome 4, arast.V10309.gnm1.PFL2, whole genome shotgun sequence:
- the LOC130974877 gene encoding uncharacterized protein LOC130974877: MASQSSRASRFRLDAKELLCGHGERPILRTSSTKDNPGRRFWGCVYYKVQDGCDFFRWADPEPGGGHQEVEFARNRRKITKLKARLKELETKLWVVAALCIAG; this comes from the exons ATGGCTTCCCAAAGCTCAAGAGCCTCACGTTTTCGTTTAGATGCAAAGGAGTTGCTTTGTGGCCATGGTGAGAGGCCGATTTTGCGAACTTCATCGACGAAGGATAACCCTGGACGAAGATTCTGGGGTTGTGTATACTATAAG GTTCAGGATGGGTGTGATTTCTTCAGATGGGCAGATCCGGAACCTGGTGGTGGTCACCAAGAGGTTGAATTTGCAAGAAATAGGAGGAAGATAACGAAGTTGAAGGCAAGATTGAAGGAGTTGGAGACGAAGCTTTGGGTTGTGGCTGCTCTATGTATTGctgggtag
- the LOC130974032 gene encoding uncharacterized protein LOC130974032: MALRKFVNEIRGLKVKELPNYIKPKLSLDYIKNSFNRGLDNYYTKYIETSSPDPLYHVCFGGMVLSYLVNLPEERRHYEHLEHERLAKAHGSTAAHH, translated from the coding sequence ATGGCGCTGAGGAAGTTCGTCAACGAGATCAGGGGTTTGAAGGTGAAGGAGCTTCCCAACTACATCAAGCCCAAGTTATCTCTCGATTACATCAAGAACTCCTTTAACCGTGGCTTGGATAACTACTACACCAAGTACATCGAAACCAGTTCTCCTGATCCACTCTACCATGTTTGCTTCGGCGGCATGGTTTTGTCCTACCTCGTTAATCTTCCCGAGGAGCGCCGCCACTACGAGCACCTCGAGCACGAGCGCCTCGCTAAGGCACACGGTTCCACCGCCGCCCACCATTGA